From the Bdellovibrio reynosensis genome, one window contains:
- a CDS encoding 2-oxoglutarate dehydrogenase E1 component: MNNSGINRANLEYIEQLYTDFKSNPESLATEWRSFFEGVEFAQEGKFGMSDKELSVFQLIQAYRADGHLEANINPLYSPQTSEQLSLKRFGLSDKDLNAKFQVGSLIGKQGASLADIIAHLRKTYCGTLALQASDASPKEQAWLTEQFEGKAAAVSVDEKKNALKGLTKAETLEKFIHQRYVGTKRFSVEGGESIIPMMDYLVEKGTGQKVQEIFLGMAHRGRVNMLVNFFGKGEEYVFGDFNGPLSLEQPVEDFDGDVKYHLGYTSEKKTANGTCRVNIAYNPSHLETVNAITVGMARAAQDKLGGDAFRKNVVPVLIHGDAAFAGQGIVQEVLQLAGVKSHTVGGTLHIIIDNQVGFTTNGFDTRSTRYASDAAKMTFTPVLHVNGDDVESGLKAMDIALRYRQEFGKDVVINMICFRKYGHNEGDEPAFTQPKMYELIKTHPTVRELYVKKLTAENSIDQATADKVYQDAWDRLQKIFDETKQNPPKLKNFKFEGAWKGLRKGTDADFEKATNTTFDLATLKKVGEKLASYPESFTPHPKLIKLLETRKAMGTGKEMIDWGTAELLAYGSLLSEGTDVRLTGEDCVRGTFTHRHAGMYDFKTNQAYFPLADINPKAKLLVAESILSEYGVVGFEYGYSVQNPRALVMWEAQFGDFVNGAQIVIDQYIAAGEAKWQQMCNLVMLLPHGYEGQGPEHSSCRIERFLQSCAQNNMQVCNLTTPAQIFHALRRQMHRDFRKPLIIASPKSLLRHPKAVSSLEEMAKGSFQEVIADTVDKSKVDTVVFVSGKFYYELLEEREKSKKENIALVRIEQLYPFPAKQVTEVLKSYPKAKTLIWAQEEPRNMGAFQSVYFKFADVVAKAGMKLGFEYVGRPERSSPATGSIHRHKLEQAEIIKSIFGA, from the coding sequence GTGAACAACAGTGGCATCAATCGCGCGAACTTAGAGTACATCGAACAGCTCTACACCGATTTTAAATCCAATCCAGAATCTTTAGCTACAGAGTGGAGAAGTTTTTTCGAAGGCGTTGAATTCGCCCAAGAAGGAAAATTCGGAATGTCTGATAAAGAACTTTCCGTATTTCAACTTATCCAAGCCTATCGCGCTGACGGACACCTTGAAGCAAACATCAATCCGCTTTATTCGCCACAAACCAGTGAACAACTTTCTTTAAAGCGTTTTGGTTTAAGCGATAAAGATTTAAATGCAAAATTTCAAGTAGGCTCTTTGATCGGCAAACAAGGTGCAAGCCTTGCTGACATCATTGCTCACCTTCGCAAAACTTATTGCGGAACTTTGGCGCTACAAGCTTCTGATGCTTCTCCGAAAGAGCAAGCATGGTTGACTGAACAGTTTGAAGGTAAAGCTGCCGCTGTTTCAGTTGATGAAAAGAAAAATGCGCTTAAAGGTCTTACCAAAGCTGAGACTTTAGAAAAATTCATTCACCAACGTTATGTTGGTACAAAACGTTTCTCGGTTGAAGGTGGTGAATCCATCATCCCGATGATGGATTATCTAGTTGAAAAAGGCACTGGCCAAAAAGTTCAGGAAATTTTCTTAGGTATGGCTCACCGTGGTCGCGTGAACATGCTAGTGAACTTTTTTGGTAAAGGTGAAGAGTATGTGTTCGGTGATTTCAACGGTCCGCTTTCATTAGAGCAGCCCGTTGAAGACTTCGACGGCGACGTAAAATATCACTTAGGCTACACTTCTGAAAAGAAAACAGCGAACGGCACTTGCCGTGTGAATATCGCGTACAATCCTTCACACTTAGAAACTGTGAATGCGATCACTGTGGGTATGGCAAGAGCTGCCCAAGACAAACTGGGTGGCGATGCTTTCCGTAAAAATGTGGTTCCCGTTTTGATTCACGGTGATGCGGCGTTTGCCGGTCAAGGTATCGTGCAAGAGGTGTTACAACTTGCTGGCGTGAAATCTCACACTGTCGGTGGTACTTTACACATTATCATCGATAATCAAGTTGGTTTCACGACGAACGGTTTTGACACTCGTTCTACCCGTTACGCTTCTGATGCTGCGAAAATGACTTTCACACCGGTTCTTCATGTGAATGGTGATGATGTTGAAAGCGGCTTAAAAGCAATGGACATCGCTCTTCGCTATCGCCAAGAGTTCGGTAAAGACGTTGTGATCAATATGATCTGTTTTAGAAAATACGGTCATAACGAAGGTGACGAGCCTGCGTTCACTCAGCCAAAAATGTATGAGCTTATTAAAACTCATCCTACGGTGCGTGAACTTTACGTTAAAAAATTGACGGCTGAAAACAGCATTGACCAAGCAACGGCTGACAAAGTTTACCAAGATGCTTGGGACCGTCTGCAAAAGATCTTTGATGAAACAAAACAAAATCCACCGAAGCTTAAGAATTTTAAATTCGAAGGCGCTTGGAAAGGTCTTCGTAAAGGGACTGATGCTGATTTTGAAAAAGCAACGAACACGACATTTGATTTAGCGACTTTGAAAAAGGTCGGTGAAAAATTAGCCTCTTACCCAGAGTCATTCACTCCTCATCCAAAATTGATCAAACTTTTGGAAACGCGTAAAGCGATGGGCACTGGTAAAGAAATGATCGACTGGGGAACGGCTGAGCTTCTTGCTTACGGTTCTTTATTATCTGAAGGCACGGATGTTCGTTTGACTGGTGAAGACTGTGTGCGTGGTACATTCACCCACCGTCATGCAGGTATGTATGATTTTAAAACAAACCAAGCTTACTTCCCGCTTGCGGACATCAATCCAAAAGCAAAACTTTTGGTGGCTGAAAGTATTCTGTCTGAATACGGTGTTGTTGGTTTTGAATACGGTTATTCTGTTCAGAACCCTCGCGCTCTTGTTATGTGGGAAGCGCAATTTGGTGACTTCGTAAACGGTGCACAGATCGTGATCGATCAGTACATCGCCGCGGGTGAAGCTAAGTGGCAACAAATGTGCAACCTTGTGATGCTTTTACCTCACGGTTATGAAGGTCAAGGGCCAGAGCACTCTTCTTGCCGTATTGAGCGCTTCTTACAATCTTGTGCACAAAACAATATGCAAGTGTGCAACTTGACGACTCCAGCGCAAATCTTCCACGCGCTTCGCCGTCAAATGCACCGTGATTTCCGTAAGCCATTAATCATCGCTTCACCGAAATCTTTGTTAAGACATCCTAAAGCTGTTTCTTCTTTAGAAGAAATGGCTAAAGGTTCTTTCCAAGAAGTGATCGCGGATACAGTTGATAAATCCAAAGTTGATACTGTGGTCTTTGTTTCAGGTAAGTTCTATTACGAGCTTCTTGAAGAAAGAGAAAAATCGAAAAAAGAAAACATCGCCCTTGTGCGCATTGAACAGCTTTATCCGTTCCCTGCTAAACAAGTGACTGAAGTTTTGAAATCTTACCCTAAAGCTAAAACATTGATCTGGGCGCAAGAAGAGCCGCGCAATATGGGCGCGTTCCAGTCTGTGTACTTCAAGTTCGCTGATGTTGTTGCAAAAGCGGGAATGAAGTTGGGCTTTGAATATGTAGGCCGTCCGGAAAGATCTTCCCCAGCGACGGGCTCTATTCACCGCCACAAGCTTGAGCAAGCTGAAATTATTAAATCAATTTTTGGCGCCTAG
- the gpmA gene encoding 2,3-diphosphoglycerate-dependent phosphoglycerate mutase, producing MYKLVLVRHGESVWNQENRFTGWEDVDLSDKGRAEALKGGKALKDKGFTFDIAYTSLLKRAIKTLNFVLDETDLVWLPVHKDWRLNERHYGGLQGLNKAETAARHGEDQVKIWRRSYDVPPPAMEATDPRHPSKDPRYKNVDPKLLPSCESLKDTVARFLPLWSETIAPAIKSGKKVLIVAHGNSLRALMQHLEGMTPDEIMGVNMPTGIPMMYELDANFKVLKKEFIGDPEEVKAAIEAVANQGKAK from the coding sequence GTGTATAAGTTAGTACTGGTACGACACGGTGAGAGTGTGTGGAATCAAGAGAATCGCTTCACCGGTTGGGAAGACGTGGATCTTTCAGATAAAGGTCGAGCAGAGGCTCTAAAAGGTGGTAAAGCCCTCAAAGATAAAGGTTTTACCTTCGATATCGCTTATACAAGCTTATTGAAAAGAGCGATTAAGACTTTGAACTTTGTTTTAGATGAAACGGATCTAGTGTGGCTTCCAGTACACAAAGACTGGCGCTTAAACGAAAGACACTACGGTGGCCTTCAAGGTTTGAACAAAGCTGAAACTGCGGCTCGTCATGGCGAAGACCAAGTAAAAATCTGGCGTCGTAGTTACGATGTTCCGCCTCCAGCGATGGAAGCGACAGATCCTCGCCATCCTTCTAAAGATCCGCGTTACAAAAATGTGGACCCTAAACTTTTGCCTAGCTGTGAAAGTTTAAAAGACACAGTCGCGCGTTTTTTACCTTTATGGAGTGAGACGATTGCTCCTGCTATAAAATCAGGCAAAAAAGTTTTGATCGTCGCCCACGGAAACAGTTTGCGCGCATTAATGCAACATCTTGAAGGTATGACTCCAGATGAAATTATGGGGGTCAATATGCCAACTGGGATCCCGATGATGTATGAGTTGGACGCAAACTTTAAGGTCCTTAAAAAAGAATTTATCGGTGATCCGGAAGAAGTAAAAGCGGCGATTGAAGCGGTCGCAAATCAGGGGAAAGCGAAATAA
- a CDS encoding EF-hand domain-containing protein codes for MFGKKIFFIPMIAAVVSPAYAEQEPASVNSGAGATAGFQGVVLSGQASRAGESGISINISNSCFGTNLRHVSNPIAPTSDVVFYLTLNDKGTLRQYTVKYPARVVSMAGNESVMAIPGGDVSGGATASYAGNNVRINIPINFTTKVDEAGNISDDFDVKLQSVRFKQEFAPGQGARGEYMGYNGDLSGNVYTSNSKDGKNYSVSAFFPGENGFCGGYFSPLMVFFDDKRPQFSATVDFPLNPSGQTMWPEKGSPGAFIALDRDGNKKITKAEELFGNQGDKFANGFEVLKELDSNKDSVIDAKDADFAKLLLWSDNGDGVSAAKELVPLKSKVKSISLKYEAGTVNALGDRAEVRERSTFVFVEKGKEKQGVVLDMWFAPRVKQAQK; via the coding sequence ATGTTTGGGAAAAAAATCTTTTTCATTCCGATGATCGCAGCGGTGGTAAGCCCAGCTTATGCCGAACAAGAACCTGCTTCTGTTAATTCCGGTGCCGGCGCAACGGCAGGCTTTCAAGGGGTTGTCCTTTCTGGACAAGCTTCAAGAGCAGGCGAAAGCGGTATTTCAATTAATATCTCTAATAGTTGTTTTGGAACGAACTTGCGTCACGTTTCAAATCCGATTGCTCCAACATCTGATGTCGTATTTTATCTTACGTTGAATGATAAAGGCACACTTCGCCAATACACGGTGAAATACCCAGCGCGGGTTGTGTCGATGGCAGGCAATGAATCTGTGATGGCAATTCCAGGAGGCGATGTTTCTGGGGGCGCAACAGCATCTTATGCCGGTAATAATGTGCGCATTAATATTCCAATTAATTTCACTACCAAAGTGGATGAAGCAGGTAACATCAGTGATGACTTTGATGTCAAACTTCAAAGCGTTCGCTTTAAACAAGAGTTTGCTCCGGGCCAAGGGGCTCGTGGTGAGTACATGGGTTATAACGGGGACCTTTCAGGTAACGTTTATACTAGCAACTCTAAAGATGGTAAGAACTATTCTGTATCTGCTTTTTTCCCAGGTGAAAATGGGTTCTGTGGTGGTTACTTCTCGCCATTGATGGTTTTCTTTGATGATAAAAGACCGCAATTTTCTGCGACAGTGGATTTCCCTTTGAATCCTTCCGGTCAAACTATGTGGCCTGAAAAAGGTTCACCGGGTGCGTTCATTGCCCTAGATCGCGATGGGAATAAAAAGATCACTAAAGCAGAAGAGCTTTTTGGTAACCAAGGTGATAAGTTCGCCAACGGTTTTGAAGTTCTTAAAGAGCTAGATTCAAACAAAGACTCTGTGATTGATGCTAAAGATGCCGATTTTGCGAAGTTATTGTTATGGTCTGATAACGGTGACGGGGTTTCAGCAGCCAAAGAATTGGTGCCACTAAAATCAAAAGTGAAATCGATCTCATTAAAATATGAAGCTGGAACAGTGAATGCCCTTGGTGATCGCGCTGAAGTGCGCGAGCGCAGTACCTTTGTCTTTGTAGAAAAAGGCAAAGAAAAGCAAGGCGTAGTTCTAGATATGTGGTTTGCTCCACGCGTGAAACAAGCTCAGAAATAA
- a CDS encoding pilus assembly FimT family protein — translation MRNQKGFTLAEMVVGIALMGIMGMVAASFFVFTAKTKNEITNDIEDSVDNIIAERMLLKDLKNSEPSFNNLLTLDDHGNRFFDYVSDRTDKNVDNSERVFTLTAAGKSEFIFIATSDKMGPAVMYTPSMAYDVGAPSGNPMVASNLNFRSLNKNGALNVTDPDEPTRRLWTPGRILMLDSPALVREMTATGPNYSRPARSPIFLGVIPSEGEVRLAPVILGNILDRSNPMYPNETITDEDKFLRDIPPMGGAAPIVRLKPVMIIKYYLARDKMGKVNLMRSTFNGQQFMDAQLFAADIESVVFSRRDAHDSLIYYRIVRSAKK, via the coding sequence ATGAGGAATCAAAAAGGTTTTACTTTAGCAGAAATGGTTGTTGGTATCGCCCTCATGGGAATCATGGGGATGGTGGCGGCATCATTCTTTGTCTTTACGGCGAAAACAAAAAACGAAATCACCAACGACATTGAAGATTCAGTGGATAACATTATCGCTGAACGTATGCTGTTAAAGGATTTAAAGAATTCAGAGCCATCTTTTAACAACTTACTGACACTAGACGATCATGGTAATCGCTTCTTTGACTATGTTTCTGATCGCACAGATAAGAACGTAGATAACAGCGAACGCGTCTTTACTTTGACTGCAGCAGGCAAGAGTGAATTCATTTTCATTGCAACGTCAGATAAGATGGGTCCGGCCGTGATGTATACTCCGTCTATGGCGTATGATGTCGGGGCACCTTCTGGAAATCCCATGGTCGCATCAAATTTAAATTTCCGTTCACTTAATAAGAACGGAGCCTTAAATGTGACCGATCCCGATGAGCCTACAAGAAGACTTTGGACGCCAGGAAGAATTTTAATGTTAGATTCGCCAGCGCTAGTCAGAGAGATGACAGCAACGGGCCCCAACTACAGTCGTCCGGCGCGATCACCGATTTTTCTTGGTGTGATTCCGTCAGAAGGCGAAGTGCGCTTGGCGCCAGTTATTTTAGGAAACATTTTAGATAGATCAAATCCGATGTATCCAAATGAGACGATTACTGATGAAGATAAGTTCTTAAGAGATATACCGCCAATGGGCGGAGCTGCGCCGATTGTGCGCTTGAAACCTGTGATGATCATCAAGTATTATTTAGCTAGGGATAAAATGGGGAAAGTCAATCTTATGCGATCCACTTTCAATGGGCAGCAGTTCATGGATGCTCAATTGTTTGCCGCAGATATTGAAAGCGTCGTATTTAGTCGTCGGGATGCACACGATTCGTTAATTTATTATCGAATTGTTCGTTCCGCGAAGAAATAA
- the hutU gene encoding urocanate hydratase, translating into MSRVVKAPTGNKMVCKGWLQEAAYRMIQNNLDPQVAERPEDLVVYGGIGKAARNWESFDKILEALKNLENDETLLVQSGKPIGVLKTHEDAPRVLLANSNLVPKWSTWEHFNELDKKGLMMYGQMTAGSWIYIGTQGIIQGTYESFVEAGRQYFNGDLKGRVILTAGLGGMGGAQPLAGVFAGATVLAVEIDPTRIQKRLETKYVDEVATDLDDAIARVKKYTAAGEAKSIALLGNMATVIHQMIEKGFTPDLLTDQTSAHDPLVGYIPEGYTVETAKEFRERDQKAYLKAAYDAMAKHVRGMLIMKDKGAVTFDYGNNLRARAYEAGVENAFDYPGFVPAFIRPLFCKGSGPFRWVALSGDPADIKVTDDAMRKLFPHKKDLLRWLDMAEERIAFQGLPARICWLEYGERAKAGAMLNQLVAEGKVKAPIVIGRDHLDCGSVASPNRETEAMKDGSDAVSDWALLNALVNTACGATWVSLHHGGGVGMGYSQHAGQVIVADGTEKAARRLERVLTADPAMGVFRHLDAGYELAKEVAIERGVKSCWI; encoded by the coding sequence ATGTCTCGCGTAGTTAAAGCTCCAACTGGAAATAAAATGGTTTGTAAGGGCTGGCTTCAAGAAGCAGCCTACCGCATGATTCAAAACAACCTTGATCCTCAGGTGGCAGAGCGCCCCGAAGATCTAGTGGTCTATGGTGGTATCGGAAAAGCAGCCCGTAACTGGGAATCTTTCGACAAAATTTTAGAAGCCTTAAAAAATCTAGAAAACGATGAAACACTTTTGGTGCAATCAGGAAAACCGATTGGTGTTCTTAAAACCCACGAAGATGCTCCTCGCGTTTTGCTAGCAAATTCAAACCTTGTGCCGAAGTGGTCTACTTGGGAACACTTTAACGAACTAGATAAAAAAGGTTTGATGATGTACGGCCAAATGACGGCGGGTTCTTGGATTTATATCGGAACTCAAGGCATCATCCAAGGTACCTACGAATCATTCGTCGAAGCCGGCCGCCAATATTTTAACGGTGATCTTAAAGGTCGCGTAATTTTGACAGCGGGCCTAGGTGGAATGGGCGGGGCTCAACCTCTTGCCGGCGTATTTGCTGGTGCCACAGTTTTGGCAGTGGAAATTGATCCGACTCGTATTCAAAAACGTCTTGAAACTAAATACGTTGATGAAGTTGCCACAGATCTTGATGATGCCATTGCAAGAGTCAAAAAATACACAGCAGCCGGTGAAGCAAAATCAATTGCGCTTCTTGGTAACATGGCAACAGTGATTCATCAGATGATCGAAAAAGGTTTTACTCCTGATCTTTTGACGGACCAAACTTCGGCCCATGACCCGTTGGTGGGGTATATCCCAGAAGGTTACACAGTCGAGACAGCAAAAGAATTCCGTGAGCGCGATCAGAAAGCCTATTTGAAAGCGGCTTATGATGCCATGGCAAAACACGTTCGCGGCATGCTTATCATGAAAGATAAGGGCGCAGTGACTTTTGATTATGGTAACAATCTTCGTGCACGCGCTTACGAAGCGGGTGTTGAAAACGCATTTGATTACCCGGGATTCGTTCCTGCGTTTATCAGACCTTTATTCTGTAAAGGTAGCGGTCCATTCCGTTGGGTGGCTTTATCAGGCGATCCAGCCGATATTAAAGTGACTGACGATGCGATGAGAAAGTTATTCCCACACAAGAAAGATCTTCTTCGTTGGTTGGACATGGCTGAAGAGCGTATCGCATTCCAAGGCTTGCCAGCGCGTATCTGCTGGCTTGAATACGGTGAAAGAGCAAAAGCGGGTGCCATGCTAAATCAGCTTGTGGCTGAAGGAAAAGTAAAAGCTCCGATCGTAATCGGTCGTGATCACTTGGATTGTGGATCTGTTGCAAGTCCAAACCGTGAAACTGAAGCGATGAAAGACGGTTCGGATGCAGTCAGTGACTGGGCGCTATTAAATGCTCTAGTAAACACAGCTTGCGGTGCTACTTGGGTGAGTCTTCACCACGGAGGTGGCGTTGGCATGGGTTACAGCCAACACGCAGGCCAAGTTATCGTTGCTGACGGAACTGAGAAAGCAGCGCGCAGATTAGAGCGCGTATTAACTGCGGACCCAGCAATGGGTGTCTTCCGTCATTTAGATGCTGGCTATGAGCTTGCTAAGGAAGTCGCGATCGAACGTGGTGTGAAAAGCTGTTGGATCTAG
- the odhB gene encoding 2-oxoglutarate dehydrogenase complex dihydrolipoyllysine-residue succinyltransferase: MKQEIKVPAVGESITEATIGSWTKKSGEFVKRNEVLLLLETDKASVEVVAENDGVLTILPGSENGAVVKIGATIATLDTDAKASAAASASAKATDGQASPTPTQASTQAAPQAGGASTHQSPAVQRIVGEKGLDTTGMQGTGKDGRLTKGDVLDASSSAKATAGQAAAPSSKPAAVPTVNAAEVMAARGPSKQGEKKVVPMTTIRKKIAEKLKEAQNTAALLTTFNEVDMGKVMELRAKYKDKFKEKYGLNLGFNGFFVKAAVEALKSFPAVNAYITGTDIEYHNYFNIGIAVSTEKGLMVPVVKDADTLSLAGIEMAVRDLALKGRDGKITPNDLSGGTFSITNGGVFGSLLSTPILNYPQSAIMGLHKIQDRPMAINGKVEIRPMMYVALTYDHRIIDGKEAVSFLVKIKELVEDPERLLLEV; this comes from the coding sequence ATGAAACAAGAGATTAAAGTTCCCGCAGTTGGGGAATCCATCACAGAAGCAACCATCGGTAGCTGGACAAAAAAATCCGGCGAGTTTGTAAAGCGCAATGAAGTTTTATTACTTCTTGAAACTGACAAAGCTAGCGTTGAAGTTGTCGCTGAAAACGACGGCGTATTAACAATTCTTCCTGGTAGCGAAAACGGCGCGGTTGTTAAAATTGGTGCTACGATTGCTACTTTAGATACAGACGCAAAAGCTTCTGCTGCAGCTTCCGCCTCCGCTAAAGCTACGGACGGACAAGCCTCCCCGACTCCTACCCAAGCTTCCACTCAAGCAGCGCCGCAAGCTGGTGGTGCTTCAACTCATCAATCCCCTGCAGTTCAAAGAATTGTTGGTGAAAAAGGTCTTGATACAACGGGTATGCAAGGTACTGGTAAAGATGGTCGTTTAACTAAAGGTGACGTTCTTGATGCCTCCTCCTCCGCTAAAGCTACGGCGGGACAAGCAGCGGCACCTTCTTCAAAACCAGCTGCGGTGCCGACAGTGAATGCTGCGGAAGTTATGGCCGCGCGCGGTCCTTCTAAACAAGGCGAGAAAAAAGTTGTTCCAATGACAACGATCCGTAAGAAGATCGCTGAAAAATTAAAAGAAGCGCAAAACACGGCGGCTCTTTTAACGACTTTCAACGAAGTCGACATGGGTAAAGTCATGGAGCTTCGTGCGAAGTACAAAGATAAATTCAAAGAAAAATACGGCTTGAATCTTGGTTTTAACGGTTTCTTTGTTAAAGCTGCAGTTGAAGCTTTGAAATCATTCCCAGCAGTAAATGCTTACATCACTGGAACTGATATCGAATATCATAACTACTTTAACATCGGTATTGCCGTATCTACTGAAAAAGGCTTGATGGTTCCAGTAGTAAAAGATGCTGATACTTTATCACTTGCTGGTATTGAGATGGCTGTTCGTGATCTTGCGCTTAAAGGTCGTGATGGCAAAATTACTCCGAATGATTTAAGTGGTGGAACTTTCTCTATCACTAACGGTGGTGTGTTTGGTTCATTGTTATCTACTCCAATCTTAAACTACCCTCAGTCTGCGATCATGGGTCTTCATAAAATCCAAGACCGTCCAATGGCTATTAATGGTAAAGTTGAAATCCGTCCAATGATGTATGTGGCGTTAACTTACGACCACAGAATCATCGATGGTAAAGAAGCGGTCAGCTTCCTAGTGAAGATCAAGGAACTTGTTGAAGATCCTGAACGTCTTCTTTTAGAGGTATAA
- a CDS encoding outer membrane protein assembly factor BamD, with amino-acid sequence MTVLVRFSLIVAIFFVVSCQSKEEPTSRKHQLSKGFVLLDQGRYSEAILYFENLAKKDPHFHVRLALASAYSARAQIDTKKLISVVALTEISLEKDFAKTNLEQSTVQVLQALEEFHTAWSMLPVLSGSARDDIRKALVVLKDDPKPSVRLYSAALRILQINGVIAEGLDQFTVLNTKKTCSKNLKPYFDWSLRIFDELIILTHDIELARPENHKACADARARLASIKNEALKVSWPKDNQCF; translated from the coding sequence ATGACAGTTTTAGTAAGATTCTCGCTAATTGTGGCCATATTTTTTGTTGTTTCTTGCCAAAGCAAGGAAGAGCCGACCTCGAGAAAACACCAGCTTTCAAAGGGCTTTGTTCTTTTAGATCAAGGCCGGTACTCGGAAGCGATTTTATATTTTGAAAATCTTGCGAAAAAAGACCCGCACTTTCACGTGCGTTTGGCGCTTGCTTCGGCGTATTCAGCGCGTGCTCAGATTGACACAAAAAAGCTTATTTCCGTTGTCGCTTTAACTGAAATTTCTTTAGAGAAAGATTTTGCCAAAACCAATTTAGAACAATCTACGGTGCAAGTGCTGCAAGCTTTAGAAGAGTTTCACACCGCATGGTCGATGCTTCCTGTATTATCTGGTTCTGCACGGGATGATATTCGTAAGGCGCTAGTGGTTTTAAAGGATGATCCTAAACCATCGGTGCGCTTGTATTCCGCAGCTTTGCGAATTCTGCAAATTAATGGAGTTATTGCAGAAGGCTTAGATCAGTTTACAGTTTTAAATACTAAAAAGACTTGTTCGAAAAACTTGAAGCCCTATTTTGATTGGTCCTTACGTATATTTGACGAGCTTATTATATTAACTCACGACATCGAACTTGCTCGCCCTGAAAATCACAAAGCTTGTGCTGATGCACGCGCACGTTTGGCGTCGATAAAAAATGAAGCATTAAAAGTCTCTTGGCCCAAGGATAATCAATGCTTCTAA
- the lpdA gene encoding dihydrolipoyl dehydrogenase: MSDTQFDLIVIGSGPGGYVGAIRAAQLGLKTAVIEKDKTYGGTCLNVGCIPSKALLESSEHFQAAHHDLALHGVKVAKVELDLPTMMARKDKVVKTNTEGIAFLFKKNKITPFNGLGKIVGQGKVEVKGADGLTQVLTTKNIMIATGSVPVELPFLKYDEQKIVSNTGALALNKVPNTMIVVGGGVIGLELGSVWQRLGAKVTVIEYADRLGGAMDQECMTVLKKNLTKEGMAFLMSTKVTGSKVVADGVEITYEALADGKAGSMKADVVLVSTGRKPFTGGLGCEEVGIQKDPQGRIVVDKHYQTNIPGIFAIGDVIAGPMLAHKAEEEGVAVAEMISTGHGHVNYDTVPGVIYTHPEIASVGITEEQAKEKGIEINVGKFPFMANGRARAKGFTEGFVKLIADKKTDRLLGAHMVGPSVSELIHEVIVCMEFGGSSEDLARSFHAHPTLSEVVREAALAVEKRQRQM; this comes from the coding sequence ATGTCTGATACTCAATTTGATCTAATTGTAATTGGTTCTGGTCCCGGTGGATATGTTGGCGCGATCCGCGCCGCTCAACTTGGTCTTAAAACTGCGGTTATTGAAAAAGATAAAACTTATGGTGGTACATGCCTTAACGTAGGCTGTATCCCGTCTAAAGCTCTTCTTGAAAGCTCTGAACATTTTCAAGCGGCTCATCACGATTTGGCTCTTCACGGTGTGAAAGTTGCGAAGGTTGAATTAGATCTTCCAACGATGATGGCAAGAAAAGACAAAGTTGTTAAAACCAACACTGAAGGTATAGCGTTCTTATTTAAGAAAAACAAAATCACTCCATTTAACGGCCTTGGTAAAATCGTTGGCCAAGGTAAAGTGGAAGTGAAAGGTGCTGATGGTTTGACGCAAGTTCTTACTACTAAGAACATCATGATCGCGACCGGTTCAGTTCCAGTGGAACTTCCATTCTTAAAATATGACGAACAAAAAATCGTTTCTAATACAGGGGCACTTGCGCTTAACAAAGTTCCAAACACGATGATCGTTGTTGGTGGCGGTGTTATTGGTCTTGAGCTTGGTTCTGTATGGCAACGTTTGGGCGCAAAAGTGACTGTGATCGAATACGCGGACCGTTTAGGCGGCGCTATGGATCAAGAGTGCATGACGGTGCTTAAAAAGAATCTGACTAAAGAAGGCATGGCTTTCTTAATGTCTACGAAAGTAACTGGCTCTAAAGTCGTTGCTGACGGTGTAGAGATCACTTACGAAGCTTTGGCTGACGGCAAAGCGGGTTCAATGAAAGCCGACGTAGTTCTTGTTTCAACGGGTCGTAAACCATTTACTGGTGGTTTAGGCTGTGAAGAAGTAGGAATCCAAAAAGATCCTCAAGGTCGCATTGTCGTAGATAAACACTATCAAACGAACATCCCAGGCATCTTTGCTATTGGTGACGTTATCGCTGGGCCAATGCTTGCGCATAAAGCGGAAGAAGAAGGTGTGGCGGTTGCAGAGATGATTTCTACTGGTCATGGTCACGTGAATTACGACACAGTTCCTGGCGTGATTTACACTCACCCAGAGATCGCTTCTGTGGGTATCACAGAAGAGCAAGCTAAAGAAAAAGGTATCGAAATCAACGTGGGTAAATTCCCGTTCATGGCCAATGGGCGTGCGCGCGCGAAGGGTTTCACTGAAGGTTTTGTTAAATTGATCGCGGATAAAAAGACAGACCGCTTGTTGGGCGCTCACATGGTGGGACCAAGCGTTTCTGAGCTTATCCATGAAGTGATCGTTTGTATGGAATTTGGCGGCAGCAGTGAAGATTTGGCTCGCTCATTCCATGCTCACCCGACTTTATCTGAAGTTGTGCGTGAAGCTGCTTTGGCCGTTGAAAAACGCCAACGTCAAATGTAG